CGGCTTTCCCAGCCGGCGCTTGAGACCCTCGCCATCATCGCTTACCGCCAGCCGGTGACGCGCGCCGAGGTGGAGCAGGTCCGCGGCGTGGCCGTGGACGGCGTCATGCAAACCCTGCTGGAGCGCGGCCTGGTGGAGCAGGTGGGCCGCGCCGAGGCTCCGGGCCGTCCCGCACTCTACGGCACCACCCCGCAATTCCTGGAATATTTCGGGCTGGCGCGGCTGGAGGATTTGCCGGCGGCGGATGAATTGCGCCGGTTGCCGGTCCCCAAGCCGGAGGCCCTGTTGACGGTGGACCCCGGCCTGGCCACCACCCCCCCCCAACAACTGAGTTTGCCGGTAAACCCCGAGACCCCGGCCCCCGCGCCCGGGCCCGAAGCGCCGCCGTCCCCGTCGCCGGACGCTTCGTCCCCGCCGGAGTCTCCCTAACCGACTGCTGCCATGAGCATTTTGGAACATCGCAAGGCGATTGACCGGCTGGATGAGCAGATCGTCAAGCTGCTCAACGAGCGCACCAGGCACGTCTTGGAAATTGGCAACATCAAGCTCAAGGCGGGCGAGGAGATTTACGCCCCTCATCGCGAGCGGGCGGTGCTGTCCCGTGTCTGCCGCCTCAATCAAGGGCCGTTGACCAATGAATCCTTGCAGGCAATTTACCGGGAAATCATGTCCAGCGCCCTGGCCCTGGAGAAAACCATGGTCATCGCCTATCTGGGGCCGGAAGCCACCTTCACCCATCAGGCGGCCATTCAACGCTTCGGCAGCAGTTTGCATTACGTGCCCCACAAAACCATTGCCGATGTG
The nucleotide sequence above comes from Verrucomicrobiia bacterium. Encoded proteins:
- the scpB gene encoding SMC-Scp complex subunit ScpB, which translates into the protein MELKDILEALLFNAQKPLSPAELRAILLAAAEQAEEPETRPFKKVPLENIETALAQLEREHREAGRTFRLVCVAGAWQFVTQPEFAPWLRTLVGQKMRPPRLSQPALETLAIIAYRQPVTRAEVEQVRGVAVDGVMQTLLERGLVEQVGRAEAPGRPALYGTTPQFLEYFGLARLEDLPAADELRRLPVPKPEALLTVDPGLATTPPQQLSLPVNPETPAPAPGPEAPPSPSPDASSPPESP